A genomic region of Microbacterium schleiferi contains the following coding sequences:
- a CDS encoding aminopeptidase P family protein, producing the protein MSTTGDNEATTTTPASTDGTVNRKQPFPQGFLDTISTGWAERPETLPPARPRAAFAARRRAALSAAFPGERLVFPAGELKQRSNDTDYRFRAHSAFAHLTGWGADAEPGAILVMDPAPGGGHEAVLYFRERADRTTAEFYADASVGEFWIGPRPALAGVAADLGIRTEHIAAFGPVDGERVVDTDVDLTRAVSELRLIKDEDEIAQMREAVAVTAAGFDDIVADLPLIAEHPRGERIVEGLFHLRARSDGNGEGYDTIAASGPHACYLHWTRNDGAVLPGDLILIDAGVELDSLYTADITRTLPVSGRFTEVQRRVYETVREAADAAFAAARPGVTFRSVHEAAMAVIAARTAEWGLLPVTADEALAADTGGQHRRYMVHGTSHHLGIDVHDCAQARREMYYDGILEPGMVFTIEPGLYFQIDDLTVPEELRGIGVRIEDDVLMTADGPVNLSAGIPRTADEVEAWIARLAPHAS; encoded by the coding sequence ATGAGCACGACCGGCGACAACGAGGCGACGACGACGACCCCGGCGAGCACCGACGGGACGGTAAACCGCAAGCAGCCGTTCCCGCAGGGCTTCCTCGACACGATCTCGACGGGGTGGGCAGAGCGCCCGGAGACGCTCCCGCCGGCCCGACCCCGGGCAGCCTTCGCGGCGCGGCGACGCGCTGCGCTCTCGGCAGCGTTCCCCGGTGAGCGCCTCGTCTTTCCCGCCGGTGAGCTCAAGCAGCGCTCGAACGACACCGACTACCGGTTCCGCGCGCACTCCGCTTTCGCACACCTCACGGGCTGGGGTGCGGATGCCGAGCCCGGCGCGATCCTCGTCATGGACCCGGCTCCTGGCGGTGGCCACGAGGCCGTCCTGTACTTCCGCGAGCGCGCCGACCGCACGACAGCGGAGTTCTACGCCGACGCATCCGTCGGCGAGTTCTGGATCGGACCCCGACCCGCTCTGGCGGGCGTCGCCGCCGATCTTGGGATCCGTACCGAACACATCGCCGCGTTCGGCCCCGTCGACGGCGAGCGCGTCGTTGACACGGATGTCGACCTCACCCGCGCAGTTTCGGAACTGCGCCTGATCAAGGACGAAGACGAGATCGCGCAGATGCGCGAGGCCGTCGCGGTGACAGCTGCCGGGTTCGATGACATCGTCGCCGATCTTCCCCTCATCGCCGAGCACCCCCGCGGTGAGCGGATCGTGGAGGGCCTGTTCCACCTGCGGGCCCGCAGCGACGGCAACGGCGAGGGATACGACACGATCGCGGCATCCGGACCTCACGCCTGCTACCTGCACTGGACGCGCAACGATGGCGCCGTGCTGCCGGGAGACCTCATCCTGATCGATGCGGGAGTCGAGCTCGACAGTCTCTATACAGCCGACATCACGCGGACGCTGCCGGTCAGCGGCAGGTTCACCGAGGTGCAGCGACGCGTCTACGAAACGGTCCGCGAGGCCGCGGATGCCGCGTTCGCGGCAGCCCGTCCCGGGGTGACGTTCCGTTCGGTCCATGAAGCGGCGATGGCAGTCATCGCGGCCCGCACGGCGGAGTGGGGCCTGTTGCCGGTCACGGCGGATGAGGCGCTCGCTGCCGACACGGGCGGTCAGCACCGCCGGTACATGGTGCACGGCACCAGCCACCACCTCGGCATCGACGTCCACGACTGCGCCCAGGCCCGCCGCGAGATGTACTACGACGGCATCCTGGAGCCCGGCATGGTGTTCACGATCGAGCCGGGGCTGTACTTCCAGATCGACGACCTCACGGTCCCCGAAGAACTGCGGGGGATCGGTGTGCGGATCGAAGATGACGTGCTGATGACCGCCGACGGTCCCGTGAACCTGTCAGCCGGGATCCCCCGTACTGCTGACGAGGTCGAGGCCTGGATCGCACGGCTGGCACCGCACGCGAGCTGA
- a CDS encoding O-methyltransferase — translation MGDHAVNRFVEEVTVEPESIARAREAALELGADPISAAVGVQCATIAAVGRALNIVEIGTGGGVSGLWLLRGAPQATLTTIDVEPEHLAAARQAFAQAKVPPARARFITGRAAEVLPRMNEASYDIVLVDAEPEGVIEYVEHGLRLVRPGGTVLIPRVLAGGAVADPVKRDDVTTAYRSLIQEVAQSPAVLGALNTAREGLLQLTTLAHA, via the coding sequence ATGGGAGATCACGCGGTCAATCGATTCGTCGAAGAAGTGACGGTCGAACCCGAGTCCATCGCCCGCGCCCGCGAGGCCGCGCTCGAGCTCGGCGCCGACCCGATCAGCGCCGCCGTGGGTGTGCAGTGCGCCACGATCGCCGCGGTCGGGCGCGCGCTGAACATCGTTGAGATCGGCACCGGCGGCGGAGTCTCAGGGCTCTGGCTCCTGCGCGGCGCGCCGCAGGCGACCCTCACCACGATCGACGTCGAGCCCGAGCACCTCGCGGCGGCCCGTCAGGCGTTCGCGCAGGCGAAGGTGCCGCCGGCACGAGCACGGTTCATCACGGGACGAGCAGCAGAGGTGCTCCCCCGCATGAACGAGGCTTCCTACGACATCGTGCTCGTCGACGCCGAGCCCGAGGGCGTCATCGAATACGTCGAACACGGGCTGCGACTGGTCCGCCCCGGGGGCACGGTGCTGATCCCGCGCGTACTGGCTGGCGGCGCCGTTGCCGATCCGGTCAAGCGTGACGATGTCACCACCGCCTACCGTTCGCTGATCCAAGAGGTCGCGCAATCCCCCGCCGTTCTCGGCGCGCTCAACACCGCGCGCGAAGGACTCCTCCAGCTGACGACCCTGGCACACGCCTAA
- the fdxA gene encoding ferredoxin, translating to MTYVIALPCVDVKDRACIDECPVDCIYEGERSLYIHPDECVDCGACEPVCPVEAIYYEDDLPEEWQDYYKANVEFFDDLGSPGGAAKVGVIPKDHPVIAELPPQNH from the coding sequence GTGACGTATGTGATCGCCCTTCCGTGCGTCGATGTCAAGGATCGTGCCTGCATCGACGAGTGCCCCGTCGACTGCATCTATGAGGGGGAGCGCAGCCTCTACATCCACCCGGATGAGTGCGTCGACTGCGGCGCCTGCGAACCCGTATGCCCCGTCGAGGCGATCTACTACGAAGACGACCTGCCCGAGGAATGGCAGGACTACTACAAGGCGAACGTCGAGTTCTTCGATGACCTCGGTTCGCCCGGTGGAGCGGCCAAGGTGGGTGTGATCCCCAAGGACCACCCGGTCATCGCCGAACTGCCCCCGCAGAACCACTGA
- a CDS encoding magnesium transporter MgtE N-terminal domain-containing protein — protein MNTQRVFVARLSGCAVFDPAGDRLGRVRDVVVVYRADDPPRVVGLVVEIPGRRNVFVSIGRVTSIAPGQVITTGLINVRRFQQRGGEVRVLAELLGRRVYFRDGSGEAVIEDAAIERDRLGAWDIGQLFLRRPRTSASPFTKGPTTLASWEDVTERLDSTQEPSAEQLVATLSELKPADLANTLLDLPDARLLEVAEELPDHRLADALEEMPEDDQAHILEQLGDERAADILDAMEPDDAADLLGQLPALRSEQLLDLMEPEEAEDVRELLKYGPDTAGGLMTSEPIVLSAEATVAEALALIRRHELHPALAASVFITLPPYETPTGRFLGTVHFQRMLRYPPHERLGSLIDDTIEPLPSTASAAEVSRILASYNLVSVPVVDQVHRLVGVVSVDDVLDYLLPEDWRSHSTEQRPVSFPWTGPVKL, from the coding sequence GTGAACACGCAGCGGGTCTTTGTCGCGCGCCTGTCGGGCTGCGCCGTCTTCGACCCTGCCGGCGACCGGCTCGGACGGGTCCGTGATGTCGTGGTCGTCTACCGCGCCGATGATCCGCCGCGCGTGGTGGGGCTCGTGGTCGAGATCCCCGGCCGGCGCAACGTCTTCGTCTCGATCGGGCGCGTCACCTCGATCGCCCCGGGCCAGGTCATCACGACGGGCCTGATCAACGTTCGCCGGTTCCAGCAGCGCGGCGGCGAGGTCCGCGTCCTCGCGGAACTTCTGGGGCGCCGCGTGTACTTCCGCGACGGCTCGGGAGAGGCCGTCATCGAGGATGCTGCGATCGAGCGTGACCGGCTGGGTGCCTGGGACATCGGGCAGCTCTTCCTGCGGCGTCCCCGCACGAGCGCGTCCCCGTTCACGAAGGGCCCGACGACCCTCGCGAGCTGGGAGGACGTGACCGAGCGGCTCGATTCGACGCAGGAACCGTCGGCAGAGCAGCTGGTCGCGACGCTGAGCGAACTGAAGCCCGCGGACCTGGCCAACACGCTCCTCGATCTTCCCGACGCGCGTCTACTCGAGGTCGCCGAAGAACTCCCCGACCACCGTCTTGCCGACGCCCTCGAGGAAATGCCCGAGGACGACCAGGCCCACATCCTGGAACAGCTCGGCGACGAGCGAGCCGCCGACATCCTCGATGCGATGGAGCCGGATGACGCCGCCGACCTGCTCGGGCAGCTGCCCGCGCTCCGGTCGGAGCAGCTGCTCGACCTCATGGAGCCCGAGGAAGCGGAGGACGTCCGCGAACTGCTGAAGTACGGCCCCGACACCGCCGGTGGTCTCATGACGAGTGAGCCGATCGTCCTGTCGGCCGAGGCAACGGTTGCCGAGGCGCTTGCGCTCATCCGGCGCCACGAACTGCATCCGGCCCTGGCCGCGTCCGTCTTCATCACTCTGCCGCCGTACGAGACGCCCACGGGACGGTTCCTGGGCACCGTGCACTTCCAACGGATGCTGCGCTACCCGCCGCACGAAAGGCTCGGCTCGCTCATCGACGACACGATCGAGCCGCTGCCCTCGACCGCGTCGGCAGCCGAGGTATCTCGAATCCTCGCGTCCTACAACCTCGTCTCGGTTCCCGTGGTCGATCAGGTCCACCGCCTGGTGGGCGTCGTGAGCGTCGACGACGTGCTGGACTACCTGCTGCCCGAAGACTGGCGTTCGCACTCCACCGAGCAGCGACCGGTGTCGTTTCCCTGGACAGGCCCGGTGAAGCTGTGA
- a CDS encoding Sec-independent protein translocase TatB: MFNGITIEKLLLIGLIAGMIIGPQRLPRYAAALGQFVRRARDFARSAGSRVKEEMGEDFDDVDWRTLDPRQYDPRRIIREALLDDPPTPPVKPQSASMAAAGGAATSTVAAGQTATRATSPLAVGELPPFDAEAT, encoded by the coding sequence ATGTTCAACGGGATCACGATCGAGAAGCTCTTGCTGATCGGTCTGATCGCGGGGATGATCATCGGACCGCAGCGGCTTCCGCGCTACGCGGCTGCTCTCGGCCAGTTCGTTCGCCGCGCGCGGGACTTCGCCCGGTCGGCCGGGTCCCGCGTGAAAGAGGAGATGGGCGAGGACTTCGACGACGTGGATTGGCGCACGCTCGATCCGCGCCAGTACGACCCGCGCCGCATCATCCGTGAGGCTCTGCTCGATGACCCGCCGACGCCGCCCGTCAAGCCGCAGTCTGCGAGTATGGCCGCCGCGGGAGGGGCTGCCACCAGTACGGTCGCCGCGGGCCAGACGGCGACGCGCGCGACGTCGCCGTTGGCGGTTGGCGAGCTGCCGCCGTTCGACGCAGAAGCTACCTGA
- a CDS encoding histidinol dehydrogenase produces MPRFSFLRLAGWVVALVVGVIYGAAGTVSHAYRVFGLPVGLVLAMVAAGAVIIAVRALTADRWAALATGLGAMGVAIVLSGTGAGGSVIVPQSILGVVWTLWLPAVTAFVVAWPERVDRGRAVRTAD; encoded by the coding sequence GTGCCGCGCTTCTCGTTTCTTCGCCTTGCCGGGTGGGTGGTCGCGCTGGTCGTCGGGGTGATCTACGGCGCCGCGGGCACCGTCAGTCACGCGTACCGCGTGTTCGGTCTTCCGGTGGGCCTCGTGCTGGCCATGGTCGCCGCGGGAGCGGTCATCATCGCGGTGCGCGCGCTCACCGCCGACCGGTGGGCGGCCCTTGCCACGGGTCTGGGTGCGATGGGTGTCGCGATCGTCCTGTCGGGCACCGGGGCCGGCGGTTCGGTGATCGTGCCGCAGTCGATCCTGGGGGTCGTCTGGACGCTGTGGCTTCCCGCCGTTACGGCGTTCGTGGTCGCGTGGCCAGAGCGTGTCGATCGCGGCCGGGCCGTCCGGACAGCCGACTAG
- a CDS encoding endonuclease/exonuclease/phosphatase family protein produces the protein MRRALGILVAVIWIAAVAVITVPDFFRVERLTPIAQIIAFRGVIVLALAAVAILALFASFARSIRPLAVTILIVAVVGAAAGGATMVNRGIGTDSLPAKTDEAIRVMTWNTAGPATSADEIARLAVAMDADIVALPETTIETGEQVAIEMRELGHPMWAHHAKDPSTPWDAGSTTLLITPDLGDYAVIESSVEGTSTTSTVPSAVAMPVSGAGPIVVAAHAVAPRADYMDDWRADLRWLGDQCAADNVIMAGDFNATLDHFGGLGVDGGELGRCRDAAAASGTGAVGTWSTAWPPLLGTPIDHVMTTDAWTVTGSLVLSSVDGSGSDHRPLVVQLEPATP, from the coding sequence GTGCGTCGGGCTCTGGGGATCCTCGTTGCGGTGATCTGGATCGCCGCGGTCGCGGTGATCACCGTTCCCGACTTCTTCCGCGTCGAACGCCTGACCCCGATCGCTCAGATCATCGCGTTCCGCGGGGTGATCGTCCTCGCCCTCGCCGCGGTCGCGATCCTTGCCCTGTTCGCGTCATTCGCCCGCTCGATTCGCCCGCTTGCCGTCACGATTCTGATCGTCGCGGTTGTCGGCGCAGCCGCCGGCGGTGCCACGATGGTCAACCGCGGCATCGGAACCGACAGCCTGCCGGCGAAGACCGACGAGGCGATTCGCGTCATGACGTGGAACACCGCGGGGCCGGCGACCTCGGCCGATGAAATCGCCCGCCTGGCTGTCGCTATGGATGCCGACATCGTCGCCCTCCCCGAGACGACGATCGAAACGGGCGAACAGGTCGCGATCGAGATGCGCGAGCTCGGACACCCCATGTGGGCCCACCATGCGAAAGACCCCTCAACACCCTGGGATGCCGGGTCGACGACCCTGCTGATCACCCCCGACCTCGGCGACTACGCCGTGATCGAGTCATCCGTCGAGGGCACCAGCACGACCTCGACGGTCCCGAGTGCTGTCGCGATGCCCGTCTCAGGCGCGGGCCCGATCGTTGTTGCTGCGCACGCCGTCGCCCCGCGAGCCGACTATATGGATGACTGGCGTGCCGACCTGCGCTGGCTCGGCGATCAGTGCGCGGCCGACAACGTCATCATGGCCGGCGACTTCAACGCGACCCTCGATCACTTCGGCGGGCTCGGCGTGGACGGCGGCGAGCTCGGACGCTGTCGGGATGCGGCTGCAGCCAGCGGCACCGGCGCCGTCGGTACCTGGAGCACCGCGTGGCCGCCCCTGCTCGGCACGCCCATCGATCACGTCATGACCACTGACGCGTGGACGGTGACCGGATCGCTCGTGCTGTCTTCGGTGGACGGCAGCGGCAGTGACCACCGGCCGCTCGTCGTCCAACTGGAGCCCGCAACCCCCTGA
- a CDS encoding AzlC family ABC transporter permease codes for MRHGEEPSEQGGMDAARGAWRQGVGVALATSAYGVSFGALSVAAGLDVWQTCVLSLVMFTGGSQFAFVGVISAGGLAAIPAAVASAALLGARNIAYGIRMSTLLPPGRFTRIAAPQFTIDESTAVALAQGTPRARTVGFWVTGIGIYLGWNLSTLAGALLGDVLGDPRAYGLDAAAAAAFLALLWPRLRGRQPIVVGIAAAVVATVLTPSLMPGLPVLIAALVAIVVGWADWGGGAAKGGAGPAGGPGVDSSLGSDGLDEPDDLPEREGLP; via the coding sequence ATGCGGCACGGTGAGGAGCCGTCGGAACAGGGCGGAATGGACGCCGCGCGCGGCGCATGGCGCCAAGGCGTCGGCGTCGCGCTGGCCACGAGCGCCTACGGCGTGTCGTTCGGCGCACTGTCGGTCGCGGCGGGTCTCGACGTGTGGCAGACGTGTGTCCTCAGCCTCGTGATGTTCACGGGCGGATCGCAGTTCGCCTTCGTCGGCGTCATCTCTGCCGGAGGGCTGGCTGCCATCCCCGCAGCCGTTGCCTCGGCTGCCCTGCTGGGCGCGCGAAACATCGCCTACGGCATCCGGATGTCGACGCTGTTGCCGCCGGGACGGTTCACACGCATCGCGGCGCCGCAGTTCACGATCGACGAATCCACGGCCGTCGCCCTGGCGCAGGGCACACCCCGGGCCCGAACCGTCGGTTTCTGGGTCACCGGCATCGGCATCTACCTCGGCTGGAACCTCTCGACCCTCGCCGGTGCGCTGCTGGGTGATGTGCTCGGCGACCCGCGCGCGTACGGGCTGGATGCCGCGGCCGCTGCAGCCTTTCTCGCCCTGTTGTGGCCGCGCCTGCGCGGGAGACAGCCGATCGTCGTCGGCATCGCGGCGGCGGTGGTCGCGACAGTGCTGACGCCGTCTCTCATGCCGGGTCTTCCGGTGCTCATCGCCGCCCTCGTCGCAATCGTCGTCGGGTGGGCCGACTGGGGAGGCGGCGCGGCGAAGGGCGGCGCAGGGCCCGCGGGTGGCCCCGGCGTCGACAGCAGTCTCGGATCCGATGGCCTCGACGAACCCGATGATCTTCCCGAGCGGGAGGGGCTGCCATGA
- a CDS encoding citrate synthase: MDDAQTPQQKAILTVGDRTAEFPVLHGTDGVPSIDVATFTRQTGYTALDYGFVNTASTKSAITYIDGDAGILRYRGYPIEQLATHSTYLEVAWLLIYGELPTPDELAAFDNRIRRHTLLHEDLKRFFGSLPPTAHPMSVLSAATAALSTYYEDESDPHNPEHVEVNTIRLLAKLPVIAAYAHKKSIGQAFLYPDNGMSFVDNFLKLNFGVLSELYEVNPVVSRALERLLILHEDHEQNASTSTVRLVGSTGANQFSSISAGINALYGPLHGGANEAVLSMLAQIRDSGESVQRFVERVKNKEDGVKLMGFGHRVYKNYDPRAKLVKESADEVLSELGVHDPLLDLAKDLEEIALNDDYFKERRLYPNVDFYTGVMYKAMGFPTRMFTVLFAIGRLPGWIAQWREAIGDPQTKIGRPQQLYIGSPERNYPGV; the protein is encoded by the coding sequence GTGGACGACGCGCAGACCCCGCAGCAGAAGGCCATCCTGACCGTCGGTGATCGGACCGCCGAGTTCCCCGTGCTCCACGGCACCGACGGGGTACCGAGCATCGATGTCGCGACGTTCACGCGGCAGACCGGGTACACGGCCCTGGACTACGGGTTCGTCAACACGGCCTCGACCAAGTCGGCGATCACCTATATCGATGGGGATGCGGGCATCCTGCGGTACCGCGGGTATCCCATCGAGCAGCTCGCGACCCACAGCACGTACCTCGAGGTGGCGTGGCTGCTCATCTACGGCGAGCTGCCGACCCCCGATGAGCTCGCGGCGTTCGATAACCGCATCCGTCGCCACACGCTGCTGCACGAGGACCTCAAGCGCTTCTTCGGCTCGCTGCCTCCCACCGCGCACCCGATGTCGGTGCTCTCGGCGGCGACGGCGGCCCTGTCGACCTACTACGAAGACGAGTCCGATCCGCACAACCCCGAGCACGTCGAGGTCAACACGATCCGCCTGCTTGCGAAGCTTCCGGTGATCGCCGCGTACGCCCACAAGAAGAGCATCGGTCAGGCGTTCCTGTACCCCGACAACGGGATGAGCTTCGTCGACAACTTCCTCAAGCTCAACTTCGGTGTGCTGTCGGAGCTCTACGAGGTCAACCCGGTCGTCTCCCGCGCGCTTGAGCGTCTGCTGATCCTGCACGAGGACCACGAGCAGAACGCGTCGACCTCGACGGTACGCCTGGTCGGATCGACCGGTGCAAACCAGTTCTCGTCGATCTCCGCGGGAATCAACGCCCTCTACGGCCCGCTGCACGGCGGGGCCAACGAAGCTGTCCTGTCGATGCTCGCGCAGATCCGGGACTCCGGCGAGAGCGTGCAGCGCTTCGTGGAGCGGGTCAAGAACAAAGAAGACGGCGTCAAGCTCATGGGCTTCGGCCACCGGGTCTACAAGAACTACGACCCCCGCGCCAAGCTCGTCAAGGAATCCGCCGACGAGGTTCTGTCGGAACTCGGCGTTCACGACCCGCTGCTGGACCTGGCGAAAGACCTCGAAGAGATCGCCCTCAACGACGACTACTTCAAGGAGCGTCGCCTCTACCCGAACGTCGACTTCTACACGGGCGTCATGTACAAGGCGATGGGCTTCCCGACGCGGATGTTCACCGTGCTGTTCGCGATCGGCCGTCTGCCGGGCTGGATCGCCCAGTGGCGCGAGGCGATCGGCGACCCGCAGACGAAGATCGGTCGGCCGCAGCAGCTCTACATCGGTTCGCCCGAACGGAACTACCCGGGCGTCTGA
- a CDS encoding AzlD domain-containing protein — MTLWSAIALASVICLALKVTGYLVPPRLLEAPRPARIADLLTVALLAALVAVQTFGLGQEIVVDARVPAILVAAGLLLLRAPFLVVVVAAAAVAAALRWWGLAV; from the coding sequence ATGACCCTCTGGAGCGCTATCGCGCTGGCATCCGTCATCTGCCTGGCTCTCAAGGTGACGGGGTATCTCGTTCCCCCTCGCCTGCTCGAGGCGCCTCGACCCGCGCGCATCGCCGATCTGCTCACCGTCGCCCTGCTCGCCGCGCTCGTCGCCGTGCAGACGTTCGGGCTCGGGCAGGAGATCGTCGTGGATGCACGGGTTCCCGCGATCCTCGTGGCGGCGGGCCTCCTGCTGCTTCGTGCGCCGTTCCTCGTCGTCGTGGTGGCGGCAGCCGCGGTCGCGGCGGCGCTCCGGTGGTGGGGCCTGGCGGTGTGA
- a CDS encoding DUF3117 domain-containing protein — protein sequence MAAMKPRTGDGPMEAVKEGRLIIVRVPLEGGGRLVVSVNDAEAKELYDVLGGVVGAA from the coding sequence ATGGCAGCCATGAAGCCGCGAACCGGAGACGGACCGATGGAGGCCGTGAAGGAAGGTCGCCTCATCATCGTGCGCGTACCTCTCGAAGGCGGTGGGCGCCTTGTCGTCTCGGTGAACGACGCCGAGGCCAAGGAACTGTACGACGTGCTCGGTGGGGTCGTCGGAGCCGCGTAG
- a CDS encoding general stress protein — translation MSMMGGQFARNLEDVGQTVATFEQYEAAQKAVSKLIAEDIPAREITIVGQGLRSMERVTGRLGYATAARSGAINGLLLGMLFSAVFVLGMPNVPIQAFVGVLFVGIAIGMLASLLTFAIVRRRRDYASIMQFVADHYDIAVATGSAGKARQVLGPQAAAPATPRTQVVAPPPERPVAPQEPPRYGQRIEDVKPPEAPVDPSAEASADVSADTGPEDVEAAEAPGVDAAGVEAPQKDDRGA, via the coding sequence ATGAGCATGATGGGGGGCCAGTTCGCCCGCAATCTCGAGGATGTCGGGCAGACCGTCGCGACCTTCGAGCAGTACGAGGCCGCGCAAAAGGCGGTCTCGAAGCTCATCGCGGAAGACATTCCAGCGCGCGAGATCACAATCGTCGGCCAGGGGCTGCGCTCGATGGAGCGTGTCACCGGCCGGCTCGGCTACGCGACTGCCGCGCGCTCGGGCGCGATCAACGGACTGCTCCTGGGCATGCTGTTTTCCGCCGTCTTCGTGCTGGGGATGCCGAATGTGCCCATCCAGGCCTTTGTCGGGGTGCTCTTTGTCGGTATCGCCATCGGGATGTTGGCGAGCCTGTTGACCTTCGCCATCGTCCGCCGTCGCCGCGACTATGCCTCGATCATGCAGTTCGTCGCCGACCACTACGACATCGCGGTCGCGACTGGCAGCGCGGGCAAGGCCCGCCAGGTGCTCGGCCCGCAGGCGGCAGCGCCGGCGACGCCGCGCACGCAGGTGGTAGCCCCGCCTCCCGAACGACCGGTCGCGCCGCAGGAGCCACCTCGCTACGGCCAGCGCATCGAGGACGTAAAGCCACCCGAGGCGCCCGTCGACCCCTCCGCCGAGGCATCAGCCGACGTATCAGCCGACACGGGACCCGAAGACGTCGAGGCGGCGGAAGCCCCTGGGGTCGACGCCGCTGGGGTCGAAGCACCTCAGAAGGACGACCGGGGAGCGTAG
- the ddaH gene encoding dimethylargininase, translating to MPKLLVRVPSPLLADGELTHRDRVAADAGLALSQWRDYVAVYRDRGWQIIDVEAAPTQPDGVFIEDALVVFDDLVVIGRPGAESRRGEIDTARAAARTLGLPIHEIEAPGTLDGGDILKVGRTVYVGASSRTNDDGFAQLETLLTPRGWKLVAVPVTRVLHLKSAVTALPDGTVIGYEPLVDDPSVFPRFLPVPEEQGTAVVVLDPSTVLMSAGAPQTAALLRSRGLTVVQTPVTEFEKLEGCVTCLSVRVRR from the coding sequence ATGCCGAAACTCCTTGTCCGTGTCCCGTCACCGCTGTTGGCCGACGGGGAGCTGACGCACCGTGACCGTGTCGCTGCGGACGCCGGGCTCGCCCTATCGCAGTGGCGCGACTACGTCGCGGTGTACCGCGACCGCGGCTGGCAGATCATCGACGTCGAGGCGGCGCCGACACAGCCGGACGGGGTCTTCATCGAGGACGCCCTGGTCGTCTTCGACGACCTCGTGGTGATCGGCCGCCCCGGGGCAGAGTCCCGACGCGGTGAGATCGACACGGCCCGGGCAGCGGCGCGCACGCTCGGTCTGCCGATCCACGAGATCGAGGCGCCCGGCACACTCGACGGCGGCGACATCCTCAAGGTCGGTCGCACGGTTTACGTGGGGGCGTCTTCCCGGACGAATGACGACGGGTTCGCGCAGCTCGAGACTCTGCTCACGCCGCGCGGCTGGAAGCTCGTCGCGGTGCCGGTGACCCGCGTGTTGCACCTCAAGAGCGCGGTGACCGCGCTTCCTGACGGAACCGTCATCGGCTACGAACCGCTCGTCGACGATCCATCGGTGTTTCCGCGCTTCCTTCCCGTTCCTGAAGAACAGGGGACTGCCGTTGTTGTCCTCGATCCGTCGACGGTCTTGATGTCGGCGGGCGCCCCGCAGACGGCCGCGCTGCTTCGCTCGCGTGGTCTCACCGTCGTGCAGACCCCCGTAACGGAGTTCGAGAAGCTCGAAGGATGCGTCACGTGCCTCTCGGTGCGCGTGCGCCGCTGA
- a CDS encoding DUF1003 domain-containing protein has translation MARSPRGLDAPRGRSSMPMRSRTPQPSRDRFGRATEWIARNMGTPWFLVALTLFCVAWIAWNTAAPENLRFDSAANGFTALTLMLSLQASYAAPLILLAQNRQDDRDRVQIEQDRQRAERNLADTEYLAREIVALRIALTEISSEVVTRDTLRTELKSLLKKLDERDETRQTDAAATADASVAREDGSA, from the coding sequence ATGGCGCGCTCACCCCGGGGGCTGGATGCGCCCCGCGGCCGCTCGAGCATGCCGATGCGCAGCCGCACGCCCCAGCCGTCCCGCGATCGGTTCGGCCGGGCCACCGAGTGGATCGCCCGCAACATGGGAACCCCGTGGTTCCTGGTCGCTCTCACCCTGTTCTGCGTCGCCTGGATCGCGTGGAACACGGCAGCGCCCGAGAACCTCCGGTTCGACTCCGCCGCCAACGGATTCACGGCCCTCACGCTCATGCTCTCGCTGCAGGCCTCGTACGCAGCGCCCCTCATCCTTCTCGCTCAGAACCGGCAGGATGACCGCGACCGCGTCCAGATCGAACAGGACCGCCAGCGCGCCGAACGCAACCTCGCCGACACCGAGTATCTCGCCCGCGAGATTGTCGCCCTGCGCATCGCCCTGACCGAGATCTCCTCCGAGGTCGTCACCCGAGACACGCTGCGCACCGAGCTGAAGTCCTTGTTGAAGAAACTCGACGAACGCGACGAGACGCGGCAGACCGATGCCGCAGCGACAGCTGACGCGAGCGTGGCGCGCGAGGACGGCTCGGCGTGA